The following is a genomic window from Campylobacter lari subsp. lari.
TAATATATTTTGCTATATTTTTAAAAATAAAATTATAGAAGGCAGTATGAATCACGAATTTTATATGAATTTAGCTATAGATGAAGCTTGGAAGTATCAGTTTTTAACTTATCCAAATCCAGCTGTGGGTTGTGTGATTTTAGATAAAAATGGCAAAATTTTAAGCATAAAAGCACATAAAGAAGCAGGAAAAGCCCATGCAGAGCTTGAAGCAGTGAGTAAAGCCTTAAAGGAGCTTAATCCAAATTTAGATTTACCACAAAATGCAAATGATTTGCATGAGTTTATTTGTAAAAATCACCAAGGTTTGCTAAAAGGTGCCATTGCTTATGTGAGTTTAGAACCTTGCAATCATCAGGGTAAAACCCCACCTTGTGCAAAACTTTTTAGTGAGCTTGGTTTTAGTGAAGTTTTTATTGCCACTAAAGATGAGCATAAGCTTGCAAGTGGTGGTGCGGAGTTTTTAAAAAGCAAAGGCATTAAAGTGCAAATTGGTATTTGTGAAAAAAGAGTTAAAGAGCTTTTAAAGCCATTTTTAAAATGGCAAAAATCAAGTTTTAAAATTTTTAAACTAGCACTTTCTTTAAATGGCTCAGCAAGTGGAAAAATAGTAAGTTCTAAAGCAAGTAGAACCTATGCTCACGCATTACGCTCAAAGCTTGATTTACTTGTAGTAGGCGGAGAAACTATAAGACATGATAGGCCTATTTTAGATGCAAGATTAGCTCAGGCTAAAGCGCCAAATTTATGCATACTAAGCCATCAAAATTTAGAAAGTTTTGATCAAAAAATTCCTTTATTTAATGTGCCAAATAGGAAGATTTTCTCAAATATTCCTAATGAAGCTAAATTTATCATGTATGAGGGTGGAGAGAATTTTTTAAAAGCTTTTAAAGATGATATGGACATGTTTTTGATTTTTTCAAGCTCAAATTTAAACACTTTTGAAAATGTTAAGTTAGACATGAAGTTAAAGCCTTTATACAAAGGCTTTTTAGAAAATGATACTTATGGAATTTATGAAAAAATTTAATATATTTTTTGTGAGTTTAAATGCGTGAAAAATTGTGTTAAAGCATTAGCAAAAAAGCTAGCGCTTTGCTCTTCTAATCTTTTTAAAAATTTATCTATAGCATCTTCTTTTTGCCAGATAGGGTTTTGTACTTTGGCTAGTTTTTCCACTTCTTTTTTAGCAAGCTCATAATTTCCTACTTTATCAATTAGTTTTAATTTTAAAGCTTCATTTGCCAAAAACACTTTTGCATCAGCCCATGATTTTGTTTGATTTAAGTCTAAACTGCGATTTTTAGCTACAAAATTTGTAAAAAGAATATAGCTTTGATTGGCTAAATTTTGTAAAAATTCTTTTTCTTCTTCGCTCCATTTACGCATGAAAGTCCCTGCTTCTTTATAAGTTCCAGCTTTTATGGTTTGATCGCTTATGCCTATTTTTTGCGCTAATTCGCTTGCATTAAAACCTTGCATAATCACGCCAATTGATCCTACAAAACTAGCAGGATTAGCAATTATCATATTAGCTCCAACTGCACTTAAATAACTCCCACTTGCTATAGTCCCACCAGCATATGCTACTACAGGTTTTTTAGCTTTTAGATCTTGTATGGCTAAAGCTATCTCCATACTTGGCGCAAAGGCTCCCCCAGGGCTATCTATAAAAAGCAAAACCCCTTTTATAGCATTATCATCTTTGAGTTTATAAATTTGTTCTAAAAGAGTGCTTGCATCGTTAATTTCACCTTTTAGGTTGATTTGTGCTAAGTTTGCATTAGAAAGCTTGGCATTATCCCCACTTGGAGCAAGGATTAAAAAAACTATAAATAAAAACACAAAGGTTTTAAAATAAGTGTTTATAAAAGAGATGATTTTGCCTATGCCTTTAAAAAATGATTTTATAAGTTGCATTCTTTTCCTTCGATAAATAATTTTGAAACTTCTTTGCATTGTAAAATAAACTGCAATGGAAGCTGTTTTAAACTTGTGCTATTTGGTAGTTTAAACACGCTAAAATCAGCGATTTTACCTTTTTTAATTTCGCCTAAGTTTAAATTTAAGGCTTTAGCAGTTTTGTTTGTTGCCATTAAAAGTAGTATTTTAGCAAAATTTTCTAACTCAAAATCATTATGGATTAATAAATTTGTTCGCATTTCATCTAGCATACTTAATGATACATTTGAGCTTAAACCATCACTTCCTAAGTGGATATTTACTCCATTTTTTAACGCTTGTTTTAATTTCAAAGTAGATTTACTCAAAAGTTTGTTTGAAAATGCACAATGAGTAATAGAGTGTAAATTTTTATCTAATAAATCCCATTCTTTAAAGTACACACAATGAGTAAATAAAGTCCTTTGATCTTTAAAAAGCTCTAAAAAACTTTGTGGGGTGTAAAATGGTGTGGGATTTTTGCTAAATTTAGCTAAACTTTTTTTAAATCCACCCTTTTTAAATCTTAACCAATTATTTTCATGGTTACTCTCAAGAAAATGCGTGCTTAACAAATGATCATTTTCTCTAGCAAGTTTTATAGCAAATTTGGCAAGTTCTGGATGGGTTGAATAGGGTGCATGTACTGAAATAGCAGGGATAAATTTAGAGTTTTTAAATTTCAAACTAGTTTCATATCTTTTTAAAAATTCATTTTGTTTTTCTTGTAAAAAAGCCTCATTTGAGCCTAAAATTTCATTAAAATAAATCACTCTAGCTTGTGAATTGACACAAGGGTTTAAATCACTCCCAAAACTTGAAATTTCACCTATGGTTGCAGTACCACTTTTTAGCATTTTATGGATATTTTGCAAGATTAATTTTTCTTTTGCTTTTTGGCTTAATTGCTCGCGGTTATTAAAAACGCTATCAAGCCATTTTAAAAAATCACCAAATTCTAAATTTCCATTATTTGCACTGAATTCTAAATGCGTGTGAGGGTTGATAAAAGCAGGCAAAAGCAAACTATCTTTTGGAATTTGTATAAGTTTAGCTTGTGGGTAGGATTTTTGTAAAATTTCTAAGCTATTAATTTCTAAAATATTATCATCAAAAAGAACTGCTTTGTTTTCTAAAATATTAAAATCATCATCGCAAGTTAAGATGATTTTAGGTGCTATTATAAACATTTTACCTCCTTTAAAAAGGGAAATTGTAGCTAAAATTTAGCTTTAAAATGCTATAATGTAGTAAATTTTACTAAATAAAGGTTAGATTATGAAAGTTATGGTAATACAAGGACCAAACATCAATATGCTTGGTGTGAGAGAAACTCATATTTATGGCAATATGAAAATGGAAGATATCCATGAGCAAATGAAACAAGCCGCAAAACAAGCTAATGTAGAGATTGAATTTTTTCAAAGCAATTTTGAAGGTGAATTGGTAGATAAAATTCAAGAATGTTTAGGTAGCGTTGATGGAGTGATTATAAACGCAGCTGCTTATGCACATACTTCTATAGCAATTCGTGATGCGATTACAGCGATTAATATGCCTGTGATTGAAGTGCATATTAGTAATACTTATAGAAGAGAAGAATTTAGACAAAAAAGTATGATAGCGCCAGTTTGTGCAGGTAGTGTGGTAGGTTTTGGTCCTTTTGGTTACCATATGGCTTTAATGGGACTTTTCCAAATTTTTGATCAAATCAATGCATATAAAGCAGCTCAAGCAAAAGCACAACAAGCAAATCAATGAATTTCATCTTAAAAAACGAAAATGCACTTTTTTATGAGTGTGGCTATTCTTGCGATAATGCTTTATTTTTAAAACTTGAAGATGAAGCATTTTTCATCACTGATGCAAGATATAGCTTTGAAGCTAGTGAAATGATAAAAAATGCTAAGGTGGTTTTAGCACAAGATCTTTTTGCTAGTGCTAGAGAGCTTTTAGAAAAAGTGGGAATTGATAGGGTGTGTTTTGACCCAAAAGACTTTAGTTATTTTGAATTTAAAGAACTTAGTAAAAGTGCAAATATCGTTTTTGAAGAAAAATTAGACTTGAGTAAAAACAAACGCATTATAAAAAATGCTAAGGAATTACAACTTTTGCAAAAGGCTGTAAATTTTGGAAAAGAATGCTTTGATGAATTTGCAAAATTTATAAGCTGTGAAGGCCATGGTAAAAGTGAGAAAGAATTACATTTTAAAGCATGTGAAATTTTTCAAAAAAAAGGCGCTTTAGGACTTTCTTTTTCGCCTATTGTAGCTATTAATGAAAATGCAGCTAAGGCTCATGCTTTACCTAGTGATAAATGTTTAGAATATGGAGATTTGTTATTAGTTGATGCGGGCGTGGTTTATCAAAGGTATTGTTCTGATCGTACAAGAACGGCTTGTTTTGATGAGAGTGGCATAGTGTTTGATAAAAATAAGCCAAATTTTAAAGACAAAGAAATTATGCAAATTTATGAAGTGGTTAAACAAGCTCAGCTTCAAGCTATAGAAAAAGCACGCGTTGGTATGATGGCAAATGAGCTTGATTTTATCGCAAGAGAAGTGATTAAAAATGCAGGTTTTGAAAAAGAATTTATACATAGTCTAGGTCATGGAGTAGGGCTTGATATACATGAGTTGCCAAACATTAGTCCAAGAAGTGATTATGAGTTAAAAGAAGGTATGGTATTTACCATTGAACCTGGAATTTATATCCAAGATAAATTAGGCATTAGGATAGAAGATATGGTCTATCTTGATAAAGAAAAGGCGGTGGTGTTATAATTTGTTAATTAAAGGAGCTAGAAGGATAGAAAAAAATTGTTTTTTTCCTTTTTATACAACTAAGAAAAAAAAAGGAAAATATATAGCCATTATAGGACTTGGAAGCAATATAGAAGATGAAAAAAAACGCTTTCGGAGTTTATTTAGACTTTTAATGCAAGATAAACGCTTGCAAGTATTGCAAACCTCGCCATTTTTGGTTAATAAAGCTTTTGGCTTTGAAGAGCAAAAAGACTTTACTAATGCAGTGATGGTTGTAAGTACAAGTTTGCATGCAAGAGCACTTTTAAAAGTTTTATTTTTTTATGAGTTTAAATTCAAAAGAAAAAGAACTTTTAAAAATGCTCCTAGAACGCTTGATTTGGATTTGTTGTATTTTTCAAAAAAAGCGCGTAAAGATGAGTATTGCACAGTGCCTCATGTGGGGGTAAATGATAGAATTAGCGTAACTTTGCCTTTGGGCTTGTTAAGATAAGGAAAAATATGGGACAATTGATTCATACTTTTACAGTTGAAAGCACAGATGAGATTATACCTAAGGTTAAGCAAGATTATGGCGATAAAGCTTTGATAGTAACTAATAAACAAATTCGTCCAAAAACTATCAATCAAAAGCCTTTGTATGAGGTTATAGTGGCGATTGAAGAGGCTGATTATGAAGAGCATTTAAAACAAAACAATTTACCTATGCCACCAAAGAAAAAGCCAAACACAGCAAGTTTTCCTGAGGCTAAAATTCAAGCCCCAAAACTTGAAGATGAAAAAAAAGAAGAAGATGTAGTGCTTGATTTTTCTTCAAAAGCTAAGCAAAAACCTATTAATCCTTATTTAAATACAAGCAAAAAAGATGATAATTTTTTAAATTTAAAAAATAAACTTTCTCAAGTTAGTTCAGAAATTAGCAAAGTTTCTAATTATCAAGATTTTTCTATGCCAAATAATGCAAATTATGATAAAAAAATCGAAGCTTTTGAAAAACAAATGAATAAACTTAATGATAAAATGAATTTACTTGTGGATATGATGTGGGATGATAAAGCAGATTTACGCAAAGAACTAGCTATACCACCTGAATTTGCAAGTATTTATAAGCAAGCTAAGGCAAGTGGTATGCAAGAAGCGCATTTGCAAGCTATCATGAAAGCAACTATTGAAAATATGCCAAGTTTCATGAAAGCAAATCAGGAAGCAGTGCAAAGATATTTTTACTCGCTTTTGCGCAATATGCTTCCATGTCGCATTGAAAGTGAGATTAAAAAGCAAAAAATTATGATGTTAGTAGGTCCAACAGGAGTGGGTAAAACTACTACTTTAGCAAAGCTTGCTTTTCGCTATGCTTATGGGGATAGACGCTATAAAACAGGCATTATCACACTTGATACTTATAGGATAGGCGCAGTAGAGCAGCTTTTTCAATATGCTAAAATGATGAAACTTCCTATTATAGATAGCATAGAACCAACTGATTTAGATGATGCAATTAGAAGTTTAAATACTTGTGAGGTTATTTTAGTAGATACGACTGGAAATTCACAATATGATAAAGCAAAACTTGAAAAAACAAAAGAGTTTTTATCGCATTCTAATGCGCAAATTGATGTAAATTTGGTGCTTTCTGCTAATACTAAATATGAAGATTTATTAGAAACTTATAATAATTTTTCATTTTTAAATATAGACACTTTAATCATCACTAAATTTGATGAGACAAAAGTTTTTGGGAATGTTTTTTCTTTACTATATGAAACTAGCACTCCGATGAGTTTTTTTTCCATAGGTCAAGAAGTTCCTGATGATATAGAAATAGCAAATAGTGACTTTTTGGTGCGTTGCGTGTTAGAGGGTTTTAAAAGGGATGAAAATGAGTAATCAAGCAGAAAAATTAAAAGATTTAATAAAAGATGAAAGAACAGGTGTTAAGCAAACTCATTTTATCGCTGTAACTAGTGGCAAAGGTGGAGTTGGAAAAAGTACTTTTAGTGCAAATTTAGGAAATATTTTATCTAAAAATGGCTATAAAGTAGGGCTTTTTGATGCAGATATTGGGCTTGCAAATTTAGATGTTATTTTAAATGTGCGCGTGGAAAAAAATCTTTTGCATGTTTTAAAGGGTGAGTGTTCATTAGAAGATATTTTAATCGAAGTGAAACCAAATTTATGGCTTATTCCAGGTGAAAGTGGAGATGAGATTTTAAAATATAATGATAAAAATATTTATGAGAGATTTTTAAATCAAACTAGTATTTTAGATGATTTGGATTTTTTGATCATCGACACTGGGGCAGGAATTGGTGGTAATATAGGAAATTTCTTAGAAATGTCAGATGAGGTTATAGTTATCACTGTGCCTGATCCTGCGGCTATAACAGATGCTTATGCGACTATAAAAACCACTTCAAAAACTAAAGAGAATTTATTGATGGTATTTAATGTTGTAAAAAATGAGAATGAAGCTTTAAGAATTTTTGATAATATTAAAAAAGTAGCAAGTATAAATATAAAACATAACTTAAATTTAGAATTTTTGGGTTATTTAGCTCAAAGTAAGGATATTAGTTCTAGTATAAAAAAACGAACTTTATTTAGCGATGAAGATACCAATGCAAGTGATGAGCTCAAAGTCATAGCTTCTAAGCTTTTGTATAGGTTGGAACAAAAAGTGCTTAATAGTGTGGGAGATAAAAGCATAATGAGTTTTTTCAAGAAGCTTTTGGATCGTTTTTGAGATTGAAGGAAATTTATGAGACCAGACAATTTTGTAGCTTTTTTTACAGTTTGTGGTTTTTTTATAGGATTAACATTTACTATAGTTAATATAGAAGATGCCATTGAAATAGTAGTTTATACTTGTTTGATTACTTTTGTTTTTTATGTTTTAATTCATGTTGTTATAATGATTTTTGTTGATATTCATAAAATTGGTGGTAGGCATTTTAATAAAGAAAAATACGAAAACGAAAATAATAAATTTATCGCAGAATTAGCTGCTAGAGAAAAGAAAATGGATTATTTACTTGAAAAACTTCAAGAAGAAAGAGAAGATCTTAAAAAGCTTGAAAGTTCAAACAAAAGGAAAAATGTAAAACATGCAGCCGCATAATGCATACGCATCTGCTTTAAAAAAAGAGCAAGATGATTTAGTCATTTCATATATGCCAGCTTTAAGAGCTATGGCATTTAGACTAAAAGAGCGTTTGCCAGCTAGTATTGATGTTAATGATTTAATTAGCATTGGTGTTGAAGAGATGATTAAACTCTCACGCCGTTATGATAAAGAACAAAATGATAATTTTTGGGGTTTTGCAAGAAAAAGAGTAAATGGGGCTATGCTTGATTATCTAAGAAGCCTTGATGTAATGAGTAGAAGCAATAGAAAAATTATCAAAGATATCGATGCTATAGTTGATGAATATTATCAAGAGAATGAAAAAGAGCCAGATGATGAGTATTTGGCACAAAAACTGAATTTAGAAGTAGAAAAAGTAAAAGAAGCAAGAGCGGCTCATGCAATCTCGCTTGTGATGCCTTTAGATGAACAGCTAAATTGCTTTAATGATAGCAATATAATAGAACAAATTGAAAAAGAAGAATTGATAGAAAAAATCAATGCGGTTTTAGAAGAATTTAAAGAAAGAGAAAAATTAGTTATACAGCTTTATTATTACGAGGAATTAAATTTAAAAGAAATCGCAGAGATTTTAGAGATAAGTGAGTCAAGAATTTCACAAATTCACAAACGCTTATTAAAGAAAATTCGTGAGAGGTTAGCTTAGATGGCTGAGATACTTTCCCAAGAAGAAATTGATGCTTTATTAGAAGTTGTTGATGATGATAGCGATGATAGTGCTGCTTCTTCAAAGCTAGAAGAATTAGAAGATAAAAGAGATATAGTAGTATATGATTTTAAGCGTCCAAATAGGGTTTCAAAAGAACAACTTCGCTCCATCAAAGGAATTCATGATAAATTAGCAAGAAATCTTGCTTCGCAAATTTCATCTATGATGAGAAGTATAGTTGAGATTAAACTACACTCAGTGGATCAAATGACTTATGGTGAGTTTTTGATGTCTTTACCATCTCCAACTAGTTTTAACGTTTTTTCTATAAAACCTTTAGATGGAAATTGCGTACTAGAAATAAATCCAAGCATTGCTTTTCCAATGATAGATAGGCTTTTAGGTGGGCAAGGCGATAGTTTTGATACTTTAAGGGAATTGACAGAAATCGAGCTTAATTTGCTTGATTCTATTTTGCGTATTATCATGCAAAGGCTTAAAGAAAGTTGGATGAATGTTACTGAAATTTATCCAAGTGTTGAAGCAAAAGAGTCAAGTCCAAATGTCGTACAAATAGTTTCACAAAATGAAATTGTTATCATGGTTGTTATGGAGATTATCATCGGAAATTCAAGTGGTATGGTAAATATATGCTATCCTGTTGTGCATTTAGAAAGTATTTTGAGCCGTTTGGCAAACCGTGATATTATGATGGGTGAAACTTCGGCTAAAAAATCAAGAAACAAAGAGCTTAAAACCTTAATAGGCCGTGCAGAAGTGATTTATGAAGCTATGCTGGGTAAGACTTTTATCAATGTGAATGAATTTTTAGATTTAAAACAAGGGGATATTTTAAAGCTTGATAGAAGTGCAGACGATAAGGCTATAGTGGCTATTGATAAAAAAGAAGTATTTTTAGCTCAAGTGGGGCTTCATAGATTTAGAAAGTCAATTAAAATCTTAGAACTTATCAAAACCGATAAGGATGAGATTAAAGAAATGCTTGAAAAATATGAGGATGAAAGAAGAGCAAAAGCAAATTCTTATGATGAAAATGAAGACATAGAAGAGGAAGACGATGATCAATGATTTTTTAGGCATATTTGTCAATGAATGTGTAAGTACAATAGAAGGTTTAACAGGAAAAACTGCTGAATTTAGTGAGTATTATGAGTATGATGTAAATTCTCAAGATTCTATGACTCCGCCATTAGTTAGTGCTACTTTTAGCGTTAATAATGAAATGAAAATCAAAATCCTAGCCAGTGCGGTTTTAATGAGTGCTATTGGTGAGTGGATGATGGGAGAAGAGGAAATCTCCAAAAACAGTGAGCTAAATGAAGATGAAATGGACGCTGCTAAAGAAGCTATACAAAATATCATTTCAGCATTTTCTACTACTTTAGGTGCGCAAAAAGAAATTCCAAAAATGGAGTTTAGTCTAGAAAATTGTGAATTTGTTGCAGATAGCTTAGAGCTTGGCGGTTTTCATAAATTATATTTATACAATGTAAAAATAGCTGATTTAGAAGAAAAAATTTCTTTGGTTTTTGATGAGAAAATTTATAAGATTTTAACCAAAACTGACTTAGAAGAAATCGTAGCACCAAGTGAAGATCATACACAAGATCATAAAGCCTTGACCAATGTAGAAGAGCTAAGAAATATCGGTTTGATCATGGATGTGCGCTTGCCTATAAGAGTGCGTATAGGTAGTAAAAAAATGCTTTTAAAAGATGTTTTGACTATGGATATAGGCTCTGTTATAGAACTTGATCAATTAGCAAATGATCCTTTAGAAATTTTAATAGGTGATAAAAAAATTGCTTATGGGGAAGTGGTTATCGTAGATGGAAACTTTGGAGTGCAAATAACTGAAATTGGTTCTAAGAAGGAAAGATTAGAGCAATTAAGATGAAAGAATATATCATTGAAGATGTTGCTTATCTTCAAGAATTAGAAAAAATCCAAAAAGGCATAACTTTTTTTGGCTCTGCAAGATTAGCTCAAGATAATGAGTATTGTATTTTGGCTTCAAAATTAGCCCAGAAGTTAGCAGATCTTGGTTATAGTATTATTAGTGGTGGTGGAGCAGGGATAATGCAAGCTGCAAATTATGGAGCTATGCAAAGTCAAGCTTCGCATTTAAAATCTTTTGGATTTAATATACATTTACCATTTGAGCAAAAAGCAAATGACTTTTTAGAGTATAATATCACTTTTAAGAGCTTAGCCATTCGCAAAATGGCTCTTATTCAAAAGAGTCTAGCTTTTGTGATTTTCCCAGGCGGCTTTGGAACATTAGATGAATTCTTTGAAATTCTTACTCTTAAACAACTTAGTTTTAAAAAAAATGTTCCTATTATTTTAGTCGGGCAAAAATTTTGGCAACCTCTTGATAAATTTATCAAAACCTCTTTATTAGAACTTGGTGTTATATCTAAAAATGATGAATTAAAATATAGCATAAGTGATGATTTAGATGAGATTATAAGAATGATAAAGGAAAATGATGAAAATTCTAGTTGCCATGAGCGGGGGTGTAGATAGTACTGTTACTGCTTATAAACTAAAACAAGCTGGACATGAAATAATAGGCTGTTATATGAAACTTCATGGAAAGCCAAATTATCACGAAGAAAATATACAAAAAGTAGAAAAAGTTGCAAATTTTTTAGGTATTAAATATCATATTTTAGATTTGCAAGAAGATTTTAAAAATCAAGTTTATATGCCTTTTATAAATACTTATAAAGATGGAAAAACTCCAAATCCTTGCGCCTTGTGTAATCGTTTTATAAAACTTGGAAAATTATTAGAATTTGCTAAAAGTTTAGGTTGTGAAAAATTAGCCACAGGTCATTATGCAAGGATAGAAAATGGCTTGATAAAAACTGCATTTGATGATAGCAAAGATCAAAGTTATTTTTTAGCAAATGCAGATAAAGAGGCTTTAGAGTATTTGATTTTCCCTCTTGGAGAGATGAAAAAAGAAGATGTGAAAAAATTTGCATCTACTATAGAGGTGCTGAAATCTTTTGCAACACAAAAGGAAAGTTCTGAGATTTGTTTTGTGGAAGATACATATGTACAAGTTTTAGATCAGTTTATGGATACTAAAATTCCAGGTATAGTTAGAGATAGTAGCGGTAAAGAAGTAGGAAAACATGAAGGTTATATGCACTATACCATAGGTAAAAGAAGAGGTTTTGAGGTAAAGGGGGCTCATGAGCCACATTTTGTATTAAAAATTGATCCTAAAAAAAATGAAATCATAGTGGGTAAAAAAGAAGAACTTAAAATAAGTGGATTTGATTTAGAAAAGATAAATTTATTTATAGATGCTAAAGAATTAGATTGTGAAGTAAAAATACGCTATAGATCAAGATCAACCCCATGTAAAGTAATGATAAATGATGATAAAAGCGCTAAGGTAATATTAAAAGAGCCTGTTTATGGACTTGCTAGCGGACAAATGGCTGTGTTTTACGATAAAGATTTAGTGCTTGCAAGTGGATTTATAAATTAACGTTAAAGGGTTGCAACCCTTTAGCGTTGAACCCTTTATACTAACTTCTTTTAAAAAATTAAAATTATTTTATTGTAATAAAAAATAAGAAGATTATAGTTGAGATTTTTCTAAGATAGATTAAGTAAATCTTATCTTAGAAAAATTATATTGTGTTAGATAAGTTGATCTTATTCAGTCATATCAACAATCGCTCCTCTACTTTCACATCTTTCTTTATTCCATTTTCTTGTATCACATGCTCCATAAACTATTTTATGTTTATTCAAGTCGCCATTTTTATAGTTGATATAAACAACATCGCCATATTCTATTTCGCCTCTTGCAACATCTCCTAGTAAGCCATCTTGTTCTATTTTAATTCCTTCAAAATCTTCAGCTACTTCTGGGTGTCTTTGCTTTAAAGCATTTAAATCAACATCTTTAAGGCTTTTTATCACAACATTAGAACCATAATCTTTTTTTAAAGTTTTAATGAATAAATCATAACCACCCTTAGAACCTCTACTTGGATCATATTTATAATCCACT
Proteins encoded in this region:
- the ribD gene encoding bifunctional diaminohydroxyphosphoribosylaminopyrimidine deaminase/5-amino-6-(5-phosphoribosylamino)uracil reductase RibD — encoded protein: MNHEFYMNLAIDEAWKYQFLTYPNPAVGCVILDKNGKILSIKAHKEAGKAHAELEAVSKALKELNPNLDLPQNANDLHEFICKNHQGLLKGAIAYVSLEPCNHQGKTPPCAKLFSELGFSEVFIATKDEHKLASGGAEFLKSKGIKVQIGICEKRVKELLKPFLKWQKSSFKIFKLALSLNGSASGKIVSSKASRTYAHALRSKLDLLVVGGETIRHDRPILDARLAQAKAPNLCILSHQNLESFDQKIPLFNVPNRKIFSNIPNEAKFIMYEGGENFLKAFKDDMDMFLIFSSSNLNTFENVKLDMKLKPLYKGFLENDTYGIYEKI
- the sppA gene encoding signal peptide peptidase SppA; its protein translation is MQLIKSFFKGIGKIISFINTYFKTFVFLFIVFLILAPSGDNAKLSNANLAQINLKGEINDASTLLEQIYKLKDDNAIKGVLLFIDSPGGAFAPSMEIALAIQDLKAKKPVVAYAGGTIASGSYLSAVGANMIIANPASFVGSIGVIMQGFNASELAQKIGISDQTIKAGTYKEAGTFMRKWSEEEKEFLQNLANQSYILFTNFVAKNRSLDLNQTKSWADAKVFLANEALKLKLIDKVGNYELAKKEVEKLAKVQNPIWQKEDAIDKFLKRLEEQSASFFANALTQFFTHLNSQKIY
- the mqnF gene encoding aminofutalosine deaminase family hydrolase, with amino-acid sequence MFIIAPKIILTCDDDFNILENKAVLFDDNILEINSLEILQKSYPQAKLIQIPKDSLLLPAFINPHTHLEFSANNGNLEFGDFLKWLDSVFNNREQLSQKAKEKLILQNIHKMLKSGTATIGEISSFGSDLNPCVNSQARVIYFNEILGSNEAFLQEKQNEFLKRYETSLKFKNSKFIPAISVHAPYSTHPELAKFAIKLARENDHLLSTHFLESNHENNWLRFKKGGFKKSLAKFSKNPTPFYTPQSFLELFKDQRTLFTHCVYFKEWDLLDKNLHSITHCAFSNKLLSKSTLKLKQALKNGVNIHLGSDGLSSNVSLSMLDEMRTNLLIHNDFELENFAKILLLMATNKTAKALNLNLGEIKKGKIADFSVFKLPNSTSLKQLPLQFILQCKEVSKLFIEGKECNL
- the aroQ gene encoding type II 3-dehydroquinate dehydratase encodes the protein MKVMVIQGPNINMLGVRETHIYGNMKMEDIHEQMKQAAKQANVEIEFFQSNFEGELVDKIQECLGSVDGVIINAAAYAHTSIAIRDAITAINMPVIEVHISNTYRREEFRQKSMIAPVCAGSVVGFGPFGYHMALMGLFQIFDQINAYKAAQAKAQQANQ
- a CDS encoding M24 family metallopeptidase; the encoded protein is MNFILKNENALFYECGYSCDNALFLKLEDEAFFITDARYSFEASEMIKNAKVVLAQDLFASARELLEKVGIDRVCFDPKDFSYFEFKELSKSANIVFEEKLDLSKNKRIIKNAKELQLLQKAVNFGKECFDEFAKFISCEGHGKSEKELHFKACEIFQKKGALGLSFSPIVAINENAAKAHALPSDKCLEYGDLLLVDAGVVYQRYCSDRTRTACFDESGIVFDKNKPNFKDKEIMQIYEVVKQAQLQAIEKARVGMMANELDFIAREVIKNAGFEKEFIHSLGHGVGLDIHELPNISPRSDYELKEGMVFTIEPGIYIQDKLGIRIEDMVYLDKEKAVVL
- the folK gene encoding 2-amino-4-hydroxy-6-hydroxymethyldihydropteridine diphosphokinase, which translates into the protein MLIKGARRIEKNCFFPFYTTKKKKGKYIAIIGLGSNIEDEKKRFRSLFRLLMQDKRLQVLQTSPFLVNKAFGFEEQKDFTNAVMVVSTSLHARALLKVLFFYEFKFKRKRTFKNAPRTLDLDLLYFSKKARKDEYCTVPHVGVNDRISVTLPLGLLR
- the flhF gene encoding flagellar biosynthesis protein FlhF, whose protein sequence is MGQLIHTFTVESTDEIIPKVKQDYGDKALIVTNKQIRPKTINQKPLYEVIVAIEEADYEEHLKQNNLPMPPKKKPNTASFPEAKIQAPKLEDEKKEEDVVLDFSSKAKQKPINPYLNTSKKDDNFLNLKNKLSQVSSEISKVSNYQDFSMPNNANYDKKIEAFEKQMNKLNDKMNLLVDMMWDDKADLRKELAIPPEFASIYKQAKASGMQEAHLQAIMKATIENMPSFMKANQEAVQRYFYSLLRNMLPCRIESEIKKQKIMMLVGPTGVGKTTTLAKLAFRYAYGDRRYKTGIITLDTYRIGAVEQLFQYAKMMKLPIIDSIEPTDLDDAIRSLNTCEVILVDTTGNSQYDKAKLEKTKEFLSHSNAQIDVNLVLSANTKYEDLLETYNNFSFLNIDTLIITKFDETKVFGNVFSLLYETSTPMSFFSIGQEVPDDIEIANSDFLVRCVLEGFKRDENE
- a CDS encoding P-loop NTPase, with amino-acid sequence MSNQAEKLKDLIKDERTGVKQTHFIAVTSGKGGVGKSTFSANLGNILSKNGYKVGLFDADIGLANLDVILNVRVEKNLLHVLKGECSLEDILIEVKPNLWLIPGESGDEILKYNDKNIYERFLNQTSILDDLDFLIIDTGAGIGGNIGNFLEMSDEVIVITVPDPAAITDAYATIKTTSKTKENLLMVFNVVKNENEALRIFDNIKKVASINIKHNLNLEFLGYLAQSKDISSSIKKRTLFSDEDTNASDELKVIASKLLYRLEQKVLNSVGDKSIMSFFKKLLDRF
- a CDS encoding membrane protein, which codes for MRPDNFVAFFTVCGFFIGLTFTIVNIEDAIEIVVYTCLITFVFYVLIHVVIMIFVDIHKIGGRHFNKEKYENENNKFIAELAAREKKMDYLLEKLQEEREDLKKLESSNKRKNVKHAAA